The following coding sequences are from one Halobaculum marinum window:
- a CDS encoding ester cyclase yields the protein MATAEAKRIARRYPEEVATERNLDLIDELLTEDYVEHGPFGRESHGRAEDRAGMDEILTAFPDFEATVEDVIAEGDMVAMRVTLRGTHEGEFMGIEPTGRSFEVQNMLFTRIEDGKIAERWVQPDTLGMFQQLGVVESPTA from the coding sequence ATGGCTACAGCGGAGGCAAAGCGGATCGCGCGTCGATACCCGGAGGAGGTCGCGACCGAGCGGAACCTCGACCTCATCGACGAACTACTCACCGAGGACTACGTCGAACACGGTCCGTTCGGCCGCGAGTCACACGGTCGAGCCGAAGACAGAGCGGGCATGGACGAGATCCTCACCGCGTTCCCCGACTTCGAGGCCACCGTCGAGGACGTGATCGCCGAGGGCGACATGGTCGCGATGCGCGTGACACTCAGAGGGACTCACGAGGGTGAGTTCATGGGGATCGAACCGACCGGCCGGTCGTTCGAAGTGCAGAATATGCTGTTCACCCGGATCGAAGACGGGAAGATCGCCGAGCGGTGGGTCCAACCCGACACGCTCGGGATGTTCCAACAACTGGGAGTCGTCGAGTCGCCCACCGCCTGA